The nucleotide sequence AGCTCGATTAAAATTTTTAACTTAGATGGGTCATTGGTGCGAGAGGTAGAATTACCCGGACTCGGAAGTGTAGGCGGATTCAACGGAAAGCGCTACGATACAGAAACTTTTTATATGTTTACCGGCTTTACCATGCCCTCCACTATTTATCGTTATGATCTCATTAGTGGAAAAAGTACCCTGTTTCGTCAGCCGCAGGTAGACTTTAACCCGGATGATTATGTGACTGAACAAGTTTTTTATAGCAGTAAAGATGGGACAAAAATCCCCATGTTTATTACTCATAAAAAAGGATTAGTGCTAGATGGGAATAACCCCACTTATCTCTACGCTTATGGCGGCTTTAATGTTTCGATAACGCCGAATTTTTCGGTTAGTAATGTTGTCTGGATGGAGATGGGAGGGGTTTATGCTGTGCCTAATTTACGAGGGGGCGGCGAATATGGCGAAGAATGGCATCAAGCCGGTATGAAGTTAAAAAAACAAACGGTTTTTGAGGATTTTATTGCCGCCGCCGAATGGTTAATTGAAAATAACTATACCTCATCGGAAAAACTCGCTATTGGTGGGGGAAGTAATGGCGGCTTATTGGTGGGTGCTTGTATGACACAACGCCCAGATTTATTTGCGGCGGCTTTACCTTCTGTAGGGGTGATGGATATGCTACGCTTTCATAAATTTACCATTGGTTGGGCTTGGTGTTCTGAATATGGTTCGCCGGAAAATGAGGAAGAATTTAAAGTTCTTTATGCCTATTCTCCTTTACATAATCTCAAACCGGGTACAACTTATCCCTCTACTATGATAACCACTGCTGATCATGATGACCGGGTGGTGCCGGCCCATAGTTTTAAATTTGCGGCAGCTTTGCAAGCGTCTCATCAAGGAGAAAACCCGGTCTTAATTCGCATTGAAACTAAAGCCGGACATGGTGCCGGTAAACCCACTGCGAAAATGATTGAAGAAGTGGCTGATAAATGGGCGTTTTTGGCGGCTACACTCAAAATGAATGGTTTAGGTAAAGGTTAAAAGGAAAATTCGTCGGGTAGGTGAGGCGGCTTTAACTTTTGATACCCAAGGATAAATGACTTTGCCGCCCTAACTTCTGCTTTGAGAGACCCTCTTTTAAATAATTGGAATAAAGGTAGAGTAACACTTTTAAAAGATGCGACTACAATTATCATTAAAGATTAAGACGACCGGTAGTTAATAACTGATAACCTCCCATAAAACAGGCTATAGATAGACAAAACTCCCACAAGCTTGTAGGATTGAGAATGGCACGACTACTAATAAACACCAATAAAATTCCGATTAATAAAGACATCCACCCTACACTTTTAACCCCAGAGGGAAAGAAAAACAAGGCGACAATACCCCCTGTTAAAAATAGGATAGAACCATCTGCGGCAATGCCGCGCCACCAATAGGGTGATACATTGGTGGTAAAGTAAATATTTTGTCCGAGTAAATATATTCCAAGCAATAGCAAAGCTAAACCAATTAATCTAAATAGCATTTCTTCCTCTATCTCCAGTGGGATGATATTTAATAACGATATAACTAGAATACCCTTTTTTTTGAGTAAAGTTGTCATCGCTTGTGGGTTAGGCGGCATTTAACTCTTGACACCTAACGATGAATTACTCATCCCCCGTAACCCATCATCCCAATTTTGGCTAATCCTTTGTGGTGGGTTAAAAACGCCCATTAACTCATCGGTTTATCCTTAAAATTATCGTTACGTCTAACCCATTCTACGAACTAATCTCCTCTAAATCTTGAAATTTTTTTGACCATAACTTAGGAAAAATTAAGCCAGAATTAGCTTTATAATTTTCAAATTCTGGATAACGAGAAAGAGACTGATCTTTTTTTAACATATTCGGTATCCATACCATAGCCACCATAAATCCTAGGATGAGAAAAGGAAGCCAATGTTGAGCTAACATAGCAAAGCTAATATAAATACAAGCTTCTCCTAAATAATTTGGATTTCGACAACGGGCAAAAAAGCCTTCGGTAATTAATCCAGATTTGTATTTAAGAGTATAATATTTCTGAGCATCGCTGCCATAGTGAAGAAAAATTCCAAGAAGATTTAATGAAATAGCAGCAGCCATTAAAGGAAGTGAAGGTTCAGAACGGGTGCTAATTAATATAAAAGGGGCAACCCAGAATAAACTCAACAGCAAAAAGGTAATAATAGCTAACCCAAATGAGAGTTCTTATTCCCATTTTTTATCGGGATATAATTGATCCTTTAATAACCATAATATCCCATAAGTTCCATGTAAAGCAAGATAAACCCAAGCTCCAAGATTATAATTTTGATAAATAGCCATTAAAGCTAGGATAAATACAAAAGTAAGTCCCTTGTGAAGGTTAATAGAATGTTTAGCTTTCATAAATGGATTGTCAAATAGATTTTTGTCCAACAATTGTTGGAGGATTGACCATTAAGGATAACTGGCTTAATTGCAAAGTTAACATCGGTTGACTCAATTTTAACTGATAAAAAGGGCTTTGGGGAGGAATTTCTAAGTGACCTTCCACTAGACCAATATGAGACTTAAATGTACTACTAAAATATAGTAAATCAGTTTCTAAACCGCCAAAACTTTCGCCGCTCAATTGCTGCCGCCATCCAGTGGATAGATTAAAAAAACCTTTCTGATGACGAAAATGACAAAGCTGGCGATGATTTTGAGAAATACTTACGCCCTGATTATCCCAGGTAAATTGAGCCAATTCTTTAGGTAAACCCCAAATTTCTCGGCCACCGGATACCGAGTCCTGATGATCAACGTAAATATGAGAAATGATACTGCCAACTTTTTCCTGATAACGAACGAATGCCGGCACAACAATTAATTCATTGTATTCTAAAACCGAGCCGCCTTGATAATTAGCAAAATATACACCCCCTAGGGTTTTTCCTGGCCAAACTGAAATAATCTCTAATTCAGAAGGAATAAAAGATCGGCTCACGTCGATATCCACTAAATAAACGCTTAAAAAAGCATATCCTTCTAATGTCCAAGGTGCGAGAGGATAAGTCATATTATTCAATATAGTTGATAATTGTATTCTAAAAAAAAACACAGGTACTAGACCTGTGCTAATAGTGATAAAGATGAGAATAATTGTGTCTATTTAGACAAAAATTTTAATCTTCATCATCAGAAAAATCATCAAAATCATCCTCATCATAACCATCATCGGTAGCAAAGAGGTCCCCATCAAACTCATCTTCATCGAGATCATCGCCCTCAGTATAAGCGCGAGCAATATGATCATCGAGAATCATATCCCCATCATCCTCTAAGTCTTTGACTAATAACCGAGATGAACCTGTATCATAAGGAGACATCCTTGGACTATAATCTTCAACCGCCTCTACAGGGGTTAATCCTTGGGGTTCACTATGAATAAACCCAGTCCCTGCCGGAATCAAGCGCCCAATAATCACATTCTCCTTAAGTCCTCGTAACCAATCAGACTTGCCTTCAATAGCCGCCTCTGTCAGCACCCGAGTGGTCTCTTGGAAAGAAGCCGCACTAATAAAGCTATCCGTATTCAGCGACGCTTTCGTAATCCCCAACAACACAGGAGTATAACGGGCCGGCGCACCTCCAGTAATGGCCATGGCCTCATTCACTTGCTCAACTTGGCGCAACTCCACCAACTCACCCGGTAACATAGTGGTATCACCCCCATCATCTATGCGTACCTTAGAAGTCATCTGCCGCACAATCACCTCAATATGTTTATCAGAAATATCAATCCCCTGAGACTGATAAACCGACTGCACCTGCGCCACCAAAAACAACTGAGCTTTTTCCAAACCAATCAAAGCCGCCTCATAAACCCCCTTAATATCCACATACATATTAAAGAAGACTTCCAAGATCTCATGAGGATTAGCCGGCCCATCCGTCAAAGGTTGCCCCGCCGTCACCTGTTGCCCATCGCTGACAATAACATTTTGTCCGGGTAAGATCGGATATTCAGTGATCGTTCCGTCCTCCTCAATCACCTTGACATCCACACTCTCATCTTCCCAATATTCTACCTGAGCGGTTCCGGGCTTACGCGACAGCACACAAGCTTCCTTCGGTTTGCGAGCCTCTAAAAGCTCCTCAATACGCGGCAAACCTTGAATAATATCCCCAGTTTTCGCCCGTTCAAACACCAGCAGCACCAGGTTATCCCCCCGTTGCACCAAATCGCCATCATCGATGTGTAAAATGGCACCGGCAGACACCCGATAAGGACGGGCTATGCGTAGGGTAATTTCATACTCTGACTCTTTTTTCTCAATAGAAATAACCTGGCCTGATTCTTCTATTTGATAATCTGAGGCAATTTCTGTGCCGGCCACCACCAAATCATTAAAACTAACCGATGGTTTAGACGGTACCGTCACTTGCTTAAGGTCTGAATCTCTGACGATCAAAATGCGGCGAATAGCTTCTATGCCGCTTTTAATCCCTCGCACTTGTCCGGCTTCTTTACATTGGATTTCTGTACGGGCCACTACCGCACCAGTGGGAATCTCATCGCCATCTTGAACTAAGACGCGAGTTTGAACACTGCCGCCTAGGGGGTCAATTTCTGTTTCTCTGCGCAGCACGAGGGTTTCTAAAATGACCAACTGTAGCCGCTCTTGGCCATCATTTTCATCGGCTTTTAACTCAATATCTGCGGCAATATTGCTGGCTACAGAATCGGTTTCCTCGTTGCCAATTTCTAAGACCAATTGAGTGCTAAGTAACTGACAGCCATCGACGGATTTTACCCGTTCTCCATCTTTAAAATAGAGACGTTGTACTGAGCGCAATTCAATGGAGCGCCCGCCTTCTTGATTAATAGAACCTTGAGAAGGGGCCGCCGGTTCATCATAAACCGTAAATTCTTCGACCGGACGCAGTAATAAGCCCAATCCTTCGGTGCTTTCTATCCATTCAGCTTGGCGCAGTTCGCTGGTGACTATGCCGGGTAATACCTCTGTTCCTGGAGCGACGATTTGTCCGTTTTCTATGCCCACTTCATCGGGGTCTAAATCGAGATGAAGTTCTCCAGGTTTAATAATAATTTCCCGCAAAATGTCATTTTTCTGAATCACTTCTACTACGCCGGAGGATTGACAATAAATGTCTTTTACCACTTCTTCACCGGCTTCGACATACTGTCCATCTTCTACTTGTAGCAGAGAAATATCTTTATTCACCTCATGAGTTTCTTCAGGTATCCAAAGAATGGTACCTCCTTGCACCACTTCATAACCGATTTTACGATTTCCCCGAGCCACATCAACCCCGGCATATTTAATCACGCCGCCAGTTTTAGTGGTATAGCGATCGTCGATCAACTCCGCCACTACCGCATGATTTTGAACTTTAGTGCCTGGGGTCGCTTTGAGTAAAAATCGCTGTCCATCAGTGGTGTAAATAACATATTGATCGCGCCCGGCGCTACTTTCAATTTTTACCTGAGCTTGATCCAACAATACCGAAGCAGTGACAATGTCAATTTCGCGGCTATTGGGGTCAAAGCGCACTACACCCCCATTGGCCGAGACTAACTTTGTTTCTGCTAAAACGCTGCCCACTTCTACCTTATCGCCATTAGCCACCACCGGCTCGGCCCCTGGGGGTAAATTATAGACTTCGCCGGATAATACCCACAATAAGCCGCCTCTTTGAGCGATACGGGTAGTATTTCCTTGACGGTCGGTTTTTTCTTCTGGCACCACATTGGCAAAAACTACCTCGCCGGCTAAATCTGTGGCTACATCTTTAGTGGCTTTTTCTGTAGAGCGTTGAACTTTTGCACTGGTGACTTCGGCCAGAAGATGTCCTTTTTCGACTTGCTGCCCATCTTCGACAAATATCAGTGAGCCGGGGGTCAGGGAGAAGCTGATCGGAGTTTTTTCTCCAGCTACAATTAGTTCTAGGTCGCCAGCGACTTCCACCTGTTCGCGTTCTTCTCCGTGACGGGTACGGACTCGACGGGTACTAATCCCTTTTAAGCTAATGGTTCCGTCTTGGCTGGCTTTTACCTGACGGGCGACTTCGCCGGTAAATACCCCGCCTGTGTGGAAGGTCCGCATGGTTAATTGTGTACCGGGTTCCCCAATGGATTGAGCGGCAATAATTCCCACTGCTTCGCCTAAATCTACTAGATAGCTGTGGGCTAGACTCCAACCATAGCATTTTTGGCACACCGAGCGCACGGCTTCACAAGTGAGGGGAGAACGGACTTTTACGCGCTCTACTTGCTTACCAATAAAGATGGAGGTATCGTCGTCTATTTCGTCATTTCTCTGAGCGATGATTTTGCCATCTACCACGACATCTTCGGCTAAAGTTCGTCCCATTAGGCGGTCAGACAGGGGTATTAAAACGCGGTCCCCGTCTTTCATCGGTTCTACTACAATGCACCGGTTAGTGCCACAATCATGCTCGCGCACAATCACATCTTGAGCGACATCCACCAGACGACGGGTGAGATATCCACTATCTGCCGTTCGCAGGGCGGTGTCTACTAAGCCTTTACGCGCCCCATAAGAGGAGATGACGTATTCAGTTACGGTTAACCCTTCGCGGAAGTTGGTTTTAATGGGTAAGTCAATAATTTCCCCTTGAGGGTCTGCCATTAGGCCCCGCATCCCGACTAACTGCCGCACTTGGCTCATGTTTCCCCGTGCCCCAGAAAAAGCCATCATATACACTGAATTGAGGGGATCTGTGCGGCGGAAGTTACTGACTACTTCATCTTTGAGTTGCTCTGAGGTGCTATTCCAGGTATCGATCACTTTTTGAAAGCGTTCTACTTCTGTGATTTCGCCTCGGGCATAACGTTGCTCGGTGATGCGAATTTCTTGTTCGGCGCTTTCGAGCATTTTCCGTTTAGCGGGCGGCACGGTCAGGTCTTCGACGCTGATAGAAACACCGGCTTTTGTGGCAAAACGAAAGCCGAGATTTTTCAGTTCATCAGCTAATTGAGCGCAACGGGCAGAACCTTGTTCGCGGAATATTCTGGCGATGAGTTTTTTTAAGCGTCCTTTATCGACAATGTAATTGTAGAACATCTTTTTTTCGGTTAACAGTTAACAGTTAAGTTATTAGTCATTAGTCGTTAGTCATTAGTCGTTAGTCGTTAGTCGGAGCGTTATTAGTTATTGGTTATAAGCAAAGGGATTATGTAAGATGAAATCCTCTTTACGCGCGGACTATTGACTATTGACTATTGACTAAGGACTAATTTAGGCTTCTTCTTCTTGTAGGTCTTCGGTGGTCAAAGATTCATAAGTAGGACGAGAAGGAGTACGACGGCCCATGTCAGCCATTAAATCTACTTCTACATCTCGAGAGGTTCCATCGGTAAGGGTTTCTACTTTATGAACGGCAATATCTAAGCCTAACGATTGTAATTCTCGCATCAAGACTTTAAATGATTCAGGGGTTCCGGGGCGAGGAATGGGTTTTCCTTTAACAATGGCATTAAGAGCTTCATTTCGTCCCTGCATATCGTCAGATTTTACTGTTAGCAGTTCTTGGAGGGTATAAGCCGCGCCATAAGCTTCGAGCGCCCATACTTCCATTTCTCCGAAGCGTTGGCCACCTTGTTGCGCCTTGCCGCCCAAGGGTTGCTGAGTAACCAGAGAATAGGGTCCTGTAGAGCGAGCATGAATTTTATCATCTACTAGGTGAACCAGTTTAAGCATATAAGCTTGTCCGACGGTGACGGGGCGGTCAAAAGGTTCGCCGGTGCGCCCATCATAGACCATTATTTTGCCGGGATGGTCTTGAGAGAAGACCCATTCTTTGCCGGGGCGGTTGGATGCTTGATTTAGCAGTCCATGTACTGTTTCTCGGGAGGCTTCTTCTCCATACATTTCATCAAAGGGCGTAATTTTAAAGCGTACCCCTAAGTTTTCGCCGGCCCATCCTAAAAGGCATTCAAATACTTGTCCGACGTTCATCCGTGAGGGCACACCCAAGGGGTTGAGAACAATATCGACCGGGCGACCATCGGGCAGATAGGGCATATCTTCTATGGGCAGAATACGGGAAATAATCCCTTTATTGCCGTGACGACCGGCCATTTTATCGCCTACTTGGATTTTTCGTTTTTGGGCCACATAGACGCGGACTACCATATTCGCGCCGGGGGGTAATTCATCGCCTTGTTCTCGGGTAAACACGCGCACATCTACTACCCGTCCTTTTTCTCCGTTGGGCACTCGCAGGGAATTATCGCGCACATCTCGAGCTTTTTCGCCGAAAATTGCCCGTAAGAGCTTTTCTTCTGGCGGCTGATCTGATTCTCCTTTGGGGGTCACTTTTCCTACCAGAATATCTCCGGCTTCTACCCAGGCCCCAATGCGAATAATGCCTCGTTCATCTAGGTTTCTTAAAGCGTCTTCGCCTACATTAGGGATTTCTCGGGTAATTTCTTCTGGCCCTAGTTTAGTTTGGCGCGCTTCGATTTCGTATTTTTCTACGTGGATGGAGGTATAAACATCGTCATAGACCAGCCGCTCACTGATGAGGATAGCATCTTCATAGTTGTAGCCTTCCCAAGGCATATAAGCTACTAGAATATTTTGTCCTAGGGCGATTTCTCCGCCTTCGGTGGCTGAACCATCGGCTAATACTTGCCCGGGCACGACTTCTTCTCCCATATATACCAGGGGACGTTGATTGAGACAGGTATCTTGGTTAGAGCGTTGATATTTTTGCAATTCATATTCAATCACTCGCTCTTCGCTTTTAACCTTAACTCTGATGGTCGTCGCGTCTACATGAGTTACTACCCCGTGACTGCGCGAGACGATGACCATCCCTGAATCTCGGGCTGTTTGGGCTTCTAAACCTGTTCCCACGAGAGGACGTTCTGGACGCAGTAGCGGCACTGCCTGACGCTGCATATTAGATCCCATCAGGGCGCGGTTTGCGTCATCATGTTCTAGGAAGGGAATTAAGGAGGTCGCTACTGAGACAATTTGCACCGGCGAAACCGCGACATAATCCACTTGTTCGGGTTCAGTGGTAGAGAATTCTTGACGGTAACGGACCGGCACACTCTCCCCAACAATAACCCCAGCTTCATCGGTAGCTACATCCCCAGGCGCTACGCGAAAATCATCTTCTTCATCGGCGGTGAGATAAACAGGTGCTAATTCTCGACGGACTCGTCCGTTTTCTACGCGATAGTAGGGAGTTTCTATAAATCCATATTGATTGACTCGCGCATATGTGGCTAAAGAGCCTATTAAGCCGGCGTTGGGGCCTTCTGGGGTTTCTACAGGGCAGATTCTTCCGTGATGGGAGGGGTGAATATCTCGCACCGCAAAGCCGGCCCGTTCTCGGGTTAGTCCTCCTGGCCCAAGGGCTGATAAACGTCGTTTGTGGGTTAATTCTGCTAAGGGGTTAGTTTGGTCCATAAATTGAGAGAGTTGGGACGAACCAAAAAATTCTTTAATAGCCGCCACGAGGGGTTTGGGGTTGACCAAAGAAGCCGGGGTTAAACTATCGGCTTCACTGACTGTCATGCGTTCGCGAATAATTCTTTCTAGGCGGTTGAGTCCTACTCTGACCTGGTTTTGTAGTAATTCTCCCACTGAACGCACCCGACGGTTGCCCAAATGGTCGATATCATCGGTGCTGCCAATGTCGAATTCTAGGTTTATTAGGTAGTCGATAGCGGCTAAGATATCTTCTTGTCTGAGGACTCGGATGGTATCTGCTACGTTTAGCCGCAGTTTTTTATTGAGTTTATATCGTCCGACTCTTCCTAAATCGTAGCGTTTGTTGTCAAAGAAACGAGACTCGAGTAATAATTGTCCGCCGCTTACGGTTGGGGGTTCCCCGGGTCGCAGTTTGCGGTAGAGTTCTAAGAGGGCTTCTTCTTCACTGGGGTTGCCTTCTTTGTCTAGGGTTTTTTGATAGAAGTCGGGATGACGTAGGGCATCAAGGATTTCATTATCGGATAATCCGATGGCTTTTAAGAGAACTTGTGCCGATAGTTTGCGAGTTTTGTCTATTCTGACCCAGACTAATCCGTTTTTATCGGTTTCAAACTTTAACCAAGCTCCCCGGTTGGGAATTAAAGAAGCCGAGTAGGTCCGACGACCATTTTTGTCGTATTCGCATTTATAATACACCCCCGGTGAGCGGACAATTTGGTTAACAATGACCCGTTCGGCCCCGTTGATAATAAATGTTCCCCGTTCTGTCATCAAGGGCAAGTCGCCAATAAATACTTCTTGTTCTTTGATATTGCCCGTTTCTTTGTTGATTAAGCGGGTGGGAACATACATTTGTACTGAATAGGTACTATCGCGCCGCTTAGCTTCATCTACAGCATATTTAGGCTCTTTGAGTTTGTAGTCTTGTCCTAAAAAGTGTAATTCTAATTTACCGGTATAGTCAGTAATGGGGGAAAAACTGTCTAGTTCTTCGATTAATCCTTCTTCGAGAAACCACCGAAAACTCGAGCGTTGTATGGAGATTAAATCAGGGAGAAGGTTATAAGTTAGGTTGCTCATGAGGTCGGATTTTCGTATAGGTTAAGGGTGGGTGATTAGCGGTCTGTTGTTGAGGGTTAATTTTGGCTCAAATCTAAGGTTAGATTTTCCCGTTATCAACCATCAACCCTCTTTAGTGGGTTAAATCCCACAGGAGGCTAAAAGCATAACTTTTAATTTTTATTAGCATTTTTTTCAGCAGTTTCTATGTTTAATTTAAATAACCTACAGGCGTTTTCGGTTGTTTGTTGAGCGAGAGTTTCTAAAGAAACATTTCTAATTTGGGCAACCGCTTCGGCCACATAACGCACAAAAGCCGGCTCATTGCGTTTTCCTCGCTTGGGCACCGGGGCTAAAAAAGGACAATCTGTTTCGATCAATAAACGATTTTCGGGAACGATTAAGGCTGATTCTTGCACTGAATTGGCTTTTTTAAAGGTCACAATTCCACTAAAGCTGATATAAAAACCTAAATCTAAAAACCATTGGGTTTCTTCGCTGTTTCCTCCCCAACAGTGCATGACTCCTTCTACTGGATCATATTGACTCCAAAAGGATTCTAACAGTTCTCTCAAGGCGGCGGCGGCAGAGCGACAATGGATAATTACGGGTTTATTTAATTGGTGGGCGATTTCTAGCTGTGTCCAGAGAACTTCTTTTTGCTGTTGGATATTATCGGCTTTATAGTAGTCTAAGCCAATTTCCCCAATGGCCACGACTCGCTGATCTGATTTAGCAAGGCTTAAAATTTCTGATGCCATTTCGGGTTTCCACTTCGAGGCATCTAGGGGATGAAGTCCAACGGCAAAAGAAAGTTCCGGGATTTGATCGGCGATCGCTCTTATGCTCTTAAATTCTCCAGGTTCTACGCAGGAGTGAACTAAATGAACTACTTCAGCTTCTCGCCAGCGACTCGATAACGAGGTTAGCTCCCCACCAAAGACATCGAAGTTTAAGTGAACATGAGTATCTATTAACTTCATTTACCCCTCATTGCTGTTCAGACAGCCCATTTCTTATGGTAATGATTAATTGGATTTTTTGTTCAGGTGGAGGGAACTTTTTATGACGGCTCTCAGTTTAGGACCGATGCGATCGCATCGGGAACCGATGAGCTTATGAAGCCGCCGTTACCTTTTTGAGCGCGTTAGCGAGTCGAGCTTTTTTCCTCGCTCCGTTGTTACGGTGCAATACTCGCCGTTTGACTGCCTTATCGATTTTACTATAGGCGGCTGATAGAGCTTGATTTACGGCTGCTTGGCTTTCTTCGCTCGGGTTAGCCGTATGTTGATCTACCGCCACCAAGAATTTTTTCATCAGCGTTTTCACGGCTGATTTATAGGCTTTGTTACGCAGGCGGTTGCGTTCAGCTATTTCAATACGTTTAATTGCAGACTTTATATTGGCCACAGTCGTACTTATAAAACGGTTGCTTAGGTTAACATTGACAAAAACGGATCAGAACTGCCATTATAACAACTTTATCTGATCCTTGACAAGTTGTGTCAGCAGTCACAATAGATCGGTTTTAGAGAGGGCGTTTGATCTGATCAGCCAATTCGGCGAGCAAACTGAAATCCAAGGTAAGCTAGAAGGTAACTATTGGGATCGGTAAGGCAAAGAGTGTTTTTTACACTGATGCCGAAACAGTTCTCAATTACTATACTAGACTAGCCAGCCGTTGCAAAGAGTGGGGATTTGGACTCCATGCTGCGAATTATAACTCAGCAGACTGAGGCACAAACAGAGCTTAAGCGCATTCGGGATCGCACCCGCGATTTAGAGTTTCGCCAAGCAGAAGAGACCGTCAGAGACATTTTAGACGCGGTTAAGCGTAAGGGAAATCAGGCACTGATAGATTATACAGAACCGTTTTCTCAGCAGGTACTTAACCCACAACAATTAAAAGTTAGTGGCTCAGACCTTGATGCGGCTTATCAACAAATTTCTAAGGAAGCTCTGGTGGCAATTCAGCAAGCTTGCCGGCAAATCGAAAATTTTCATCGCCAGCGTCTTCCTAAATCTTGGGTTCAGTTTCAAGAGGATGATGTGGTACTGGGAAGGCGTTACCAAGCAGTAGAGCGAGCGGGTTTATATGTGCCTGATGCGCCCTTTCCCCTGATGAGTTTGGTACTATTACAAGCTATCCCCGCTAAAGTGGCTTCTGTGGGTCAAATTGTCATGGTCACTCCGCCTAATACCACAGGAAAAATTCATCCGGCTCTTTTAGTGGCGGCAATAGAAGCGGGAGTCACTGATATTTATCGCCTTGGTGGGGCTTTGGCCATTGGCGCTTTAGCTTACGGGACCGAAACCATCCCTAAAGTTGATGTCATTACAGGGCTAGGCAATATTTATGTAACCCTGGCAAAAAAGATGGTCTATGACTCGGTGAAAATCGATGCTTTGGCGGAAGCTTCTGAATTGGTGATTATTGCTGATGATAGTGCTAATCCTATGGCGATTGCGGCTGATTTAGTGGGCCAAGCTGAACGGACTCCTTTAGCGGCTTCGATTTTGTTGACTACCGATGCGGATATGGCTTCGACGGTGAGTCAGCAGGTGGCTCAACAATTACAGCATCACCCCCAAAGGATTTTAACCGAGAAGGCACTCGCTCATTATGGGTTAATTGTAGTGGTGAACTCTCTTGTTGAGGCGGTGCAGTTATCTAATTTCTTTGCTCCTCAACATTTGGAATTAGCGGTATCTGAGCCTTGGGAACTTTTAGAACAGGTTCGTCATGCTGGGGCGATTTTTTTGGGCACTTCTACGCCTATGATGGTGGGGGATTTCTTGGGAGGTTCGGCTATGTCTGTGGCTACTGCCGGGGCGGTACGTTATGCTTCTGCTTTGGGAGTAGAAACCTTTATGAAGCATTCTAATTTGATCGAATATTCTCCTGTAGCTTTAAAGAAAATGTCTAATACGCTTCAAGTTCTTGCTCAAGCTGAAGGATTATTTGCTGGGGTTGAGTCAATCAGATTACGTACAGAAGCCCAAGAGACTGATGATAATCAATTGTAAAAGTGACGCGCGTCAGCCCTTTTAAAGTCTAGTAGGGTGCGTTAGACGCATAGTCAAGTTAATGAATGAGAAATTTACCTAAAATAGTTTAAATGATCATAAGCATTGATCGCTATTCCCTAGACATTGGTTAAGATAAAAATATAAAGAGCGTGCGGCTAGTCTCTCTTCAACCACTGGAATATTTCGGTTTGTCTCTATCAGGATGGAAAAACAATGGATAAAGATACAAAATTTGGCTTACTTGCCATAGGACTTCCTTTCATCGGTTTAGTGTATTGTGGAATCATTCTCGCTGTTCTAATCATGTATCCTTGGGCACGAGAACATCCTATTATCA is from Gloeothece verrucosa PCC 7822 and encodes:
- a CDS encoding methyltransferase family protein, which translates into the protein MLLSLFWVAPFILISTRSEPSLPLMAAAISLNLLGIFLHYGSDAQKYYTLKYKSGLITEGFFARCRNPNYLGEACIYISFAMLAQHWLPFLILGFMVAMVWIPNMLKKDQSLSRYPEFENYKANSGLIFPKLWSKKFQDLEEISS
- a CDS encoding acetoacetate decarboxylase family protein; this encodes MTYPLAPWTLEGYAFLSVYLVDIDVSRSFIPSELEIISVWPGKTLGGVYFANYQGGSVLEYNELIVVPAFVRYQEKVGSIISHIYVDHQDSVSGGREIWGLPKELAQFTWDNQGVSISQNHRQLCHFRHQKGFFNLSTGWRQQLSGESFGGLETDLLYFSSTFKSHIGLVEGHLEIPPQSPFYQLKLSQPMLTLQLSQLSLMVNPPTIVGQKSI
- the rpoB gene encoding DNA-directed RNA polymerase subunit beta — encoded protein: MSNLTYNLLPDLISIQRSSFRWFLEEGLIEELDSFSPITDYTGKLELHFLGQDYKLKEPKYAVDEAKRRDSTYSVQMYVPTRLINKETGNIKEQEVFIGDLPLMTERGTFIINGAERVIVNQIVRSPGVYYKCEYDKNGRRTYSASLIPNRGAWLKFETDKNGLVWVRIDKTRKLSAQVLLKAIGLSDNEILDALRHPDFYQKTLDKEGNPSEEEALLELYRKLRPGEPPTVSGGQLLLESRFFDNKRYDLGRVGRYKLNKKLRLNVADTIRVLRQEDILAAIDYLINLEFDIGSTDDIDHLGNRRVRSVGELLQNQVRVGLNRLERIIRERMTVSEADSLTPASLVNPKPLVAAIKEFFGSSQLSQFMDQTNPLAELTHKRRLSALGPGGLTRERAGFAVRDIHPSHHGRICPVETPEGPNAGLIGSLATYARVNQYGFIETPYYRVENGRVRRELAPVYLTADEEDDFRVAPGDVATDEAGVIVGESVPVRYRQEFSTTEPEQVDYVAVSPVQIVSVATSLIPFLEHDDANRALMGSNMQRQAVPLLRPERPLVGTGLEAQTARDSGMVIVSRSHGVVTHVDATTIRVKVKSEERVIEYELQKYQRSNQDTCLNQRPLVYMGEEVVPGQVLADGSATEGGEIALGQNILVAYMPWEGYNYEDAILISERLVYDDVYTSIHVEKYEIEARQTKLGPEEITREIPNVGEDALRNLDERGIIRIGAWVEAGDILVGKVTPKGESDQPPEEKLLRAIFGEKARDVRDNSLRVPNGEKGRVVDVRVFTREQGDELPPGANMVVRVYVAQKRKIQVGDKMAGRHGNKGIISRILPIEDMPYLPDGRPVDIVLNPLGVPSRMNVGQVFECLLGWAGENLGVRFKITPFDEMYGEEASRETVHGLLNQASNRPGKEWVFSQDHPGKIMVYDGRTGEPFDRPVTVGQAYMLKLVHLVDDKIHARSTGPYSLVTQQPLGGKAQQGGQRFGEMEVWALEAYGAAYTLQELLTVKSDDMQGRNEALNAIVKGKPIPRPGTPESFKVLMRELQSLGLDIAVHKVETLTDGTSRDVEVDLMADMGRRTPSRPTYESLTTEDLQEEEA
- a CDS encoding TatD family hydrolase, whose protein sequence is MKLIDTHVHLNFDVFGGELTSLSSRWREAEVVHLVHSCVEPGEFKSIRAIADQIPELSFAVGLHPLDASKWKPEMASEILSLAKSDQRVVAIGEIGLDYYKADNIQQQKEVLWTQLEIAHQLNKPVIIHCRSAAAALRELLESFWSQYDPVEGVMHCWGGNSEETQWFLDLGFYISFSGIVTFKKANSVQESALIVPENRLLIETDCPFLAPVPKRGKRNEPAFVRYVAEAVAQIRNVSLETLAQQTTENACRLFKLNIETAEKNANKN
- the rpsT gene encoding 30S ribosomal protein S20, which codes for MANIKSAIKRIEIAERNRLRNKAYKSAVKTLMKKFLVAVDQHTANPSEESQAAVNQALSAAYSKIDKAVKRRVLHRNNGARKKARLANALKKVTAAS